The genome window GATGTTAGACTCCTTATCGGGTGCATGTTAACATGAGGACTTTAACATTTAGCTCAAAGAGCTGTCCGTACAGTCTCACAGAGCTGCCTGTGTGGCTGTACTCTGTCATGTTTTCACTGTGCGTTGCTTCATTTTATGAAGCTTGTTTTTGAAAAGTAAGAGCAGGCTGCTCTCTGTGGAGCACAATGACCTCGGGCATAATGAGGCTATCAGCTGACACTCCCTTCGTCATTAATCAGCCGTCAGAGTGTGGTCAGTGACCCACAACACAATCAATACACACACTGGACACTgagagacagtgagggaaagCAGGACAGAACATACAACGTGGGTGGCTTAGCCTGATAGCCTGTTATACTGTTTCTTTCATCGCTTGGTTGTATGATATGACATACTGTGTAGTACTGAGGTGTGATATTCTTTTGTCGGCTCAAAACTGTAAATGAAAAGACGCTTGATTGGAATAGATAACTGAGTTTCTAAATTGGTGCAATTTAGAGATATCCACACACTCGACTGTATTCATGAATGATTACAGAAATGACTTCATTTGTCTTTGTCCTTGGCTGCTGGATTGTTGCACAGATACCTGCCATCAAACCAAATTACTCCTGTTGAGTTCACATCTGTTGtcaatattatctttttttttccaaatctgaaaaaaaataataatcgcCACGAGGTGTGCAGTATTTCCATGGAAACAGCAGGTGGCAGCCGTTGGAATACCTGTGACTCGTAGTTTGTCTGGTCCAATCACAGCCTGGTCGCCATCTGCAGTgaacagcatgttgtcattgtgGGAGTTAATGAGCAGATTCCGAGCGTGTCCCTGAGCCTCTTTTGGGcctgcaacaacaaaaacaacagcaagaATACCTGAAGGGGTTTGGCAATGTTACATGGAGATAAAAGAGTCAAAATCAAATCTTTGTCttcctgttttacttttcaAATCTGCAGTGCTGCGAGAATATAATGAGGCATGCTTTGTTGTGTGACAATTTCAAATTTCCTCACAGGAAGtggcaaaataaaagaaatgtgtagattaaaaatgtgtaaattcACAAGGTAAATCAGTGACCATACTGCTCAAACTGGCAGATAATGTATCTGAGGTCTTTCGACTTTAGCCCTCTCTACATTAATCCTCACAGCTCTGTGAGAGGCAAATCTAAAGCAGGTAGATCAGCAAGCGAGATATTTAACCCACTTTATCACTTACAACTGTGAACCGGCATGTCATCTCCTCTAACAAGCATTTTACTTTTATTCACAGAGGGCCGAGAGGATGCAGGTTATGCTTTTTACGGCTTAATGATCAAGGACACATAATGGCACTGTGGAACACGGCAATTAGCTGGGTCATTTGTTGGCCttttaattatgacaaaacactCCAATGCAGCCGTTGGTGAGCcataaaagacacacaaatatgATCCTCCACAGGCCCCGGGCCCTCTGCGTAATATAGAACGACCTAGAAGCAATGGTAGACAGAGGAATGTTGCATTTAATGGATTTTAAATGGAAATCGAAGAGAATATAAATGGAAGGATGGCTTCTTGTCACTGTTAATGTTAGATGAGAAATTGCTGCAGGACAAGTGCATGAATGACTTTACTATCGCCCTCATACATCAATGGGATACTTTGTTATGCATGAGTGCTctatgtgtctctctgtgtgtacatgtgtccTCTTTCAGGGCCCTTACCCACAGATATCCGCCCCGTGACATCACCGTTTTCATTGCGGGCATTAAGGGAAACATTTTCCGATGAGTGCACTAGAAGTGAAGAGTCCTGGAAAAAAGGGAGGGGGAAAGGCAATTTTAACATGCTGCGTATGTCCAACTGATACACATTTGTAACATAGAGATTAGAGAATAGAAATCAGTTTTTTATGTAAaagaatatttaatattttcacaACTTGGTTGAAATTAGGTCATGTTAGTTTATGACCAAATGCCTGTGGAACTGACATTCCCAACAGCCTTAGTTCTATTGTGTAGCTGTACTTTTTTGTGCTAATTAGAAAGTGTTAGCTCAACtgagatggtgaacatggtaaacattaaacCCTCTAAACACCACCATATTACCATTGTTCTTGTGAGCATGTTTGCACGCTGACATTATCATTTAGCACCATTGTGcttaagtacagcctcacaaagCCACTAACATGGCTGGAGACTCttgctttgtcttttttgttttggattGCCGCCTTTGATTTGGGAGTGAGTTGCTGCCCCAAGCAGAGGAGTTAAAGTATCTCAGGTCTTGTTCaccaagtgagggtagaatggagcatgagacgGTCAGcggtctgcagtgatgtgggcgctgtgccggaccattgtggtgaagagggaactgAGCTGGAGGgaaaagctttcaatttactggtccatctacgtcccaaccctcacctatggtcatgagctctgggtagtgaccaaaagaatgataTTGCGGATACAAGTAGTCAAAAtaagtttcctccgtggggtgtctgggctcagccttagagataggggaaGGAGCTCGGACACCCaaagggagctcggagtagagccgctgctcctatatgttgaaaggggccagttttggtggttcaggcatctgatcaggatgcctcctcgGCGCCTCCCGTTGAAGGTATTCTGGGTACGTTttactggtaggaggccccgaggCAGACCCAGGACAGCTGGAGGGATTGCATATATCATCTGGCCTTGGAACGCCTTggagtcccccaggaggagctggaaagcgttgcaggggagagggacgtcgggggtgctttgcttggccggCTGTCCCcacgacccggccccggataagtggttgaaaatagatggatggatggagactTACATTATTGTAAAGATCCTTTATTAATGACTTAACATTTGAGATCATCGTGCTGAAGGAGGTTATACAACAACCAGAGAGACTTTTCAACCTATAAAtttggttgaaatgaaaattgtgttgacgatattttaaatgtctaacgaCATAAGAATTTCACGTTGTGTGGATGCtaacattatgacattttgcagacgttgggttttgttctccatacctAAATGTTGTTATGCTAGTTCAAAGTGATGTTGGCATGAGATGTTGGATTTTCGTTGCTTGACAATCAGTGTCATCTGTCGTCAGCATACTACGTCAAATTGACAGTGGCATCAGGCGTTGTCCTGACAAGGAATTTTGGTAACCTGACGTCAACCTAAATTAAGCGTCTAATGACGTTGGTGGCCAGCTTTGTGGAAAATGGTACAGAGTTTTACACAAATATTAGCAGAAGATAAGACACCAGGTGAGTGGAACACGATTATAAAAAGCttttataaaatgtttaaatgaggCGACCTTAACAATAAATCACCACTGCTCCTCTGCAGCTGTCAGGAAGCCCCCTTAACAGCAATGATCTAAGAAACTAACTTTCATGTGGAAGGTGAGGTGGTGGCTCACTAAATCCTGAATCTCATTAGACGTCCATAGATTACATTAGAGAAAGTGTCCGTCCATAAATGAGGAATACATTACCTTTTTAATGAGGCCCATAAAGAAGAAAGAATGCTAAAAAATTGCTGCTATGAGCAAGAAAAGCCATAACATGTAAACAACTGCAGCAAAGTGTTCCCATCTGCTGCTAGCAGGCGGGCCATAAACTACTTTCCACCACAAATATCCCTGAGGTTAATGGGGAGCTCGCAGAACCACCACGTGCACGGTGCGGGACTGCCAAATCCAGTTTGTTCTGACACATCTCCCCAAAAAAAAGTACAGTCAGAAATATGCAGTACATTCACTACAGCTGGATAAAGACTGCTCGAGTGTCCGCAAGAAATTAGATTTAGATGATGACAGGACGTGTAGTCCTCACAGATCCAACTCACAATCAAGTTTTAAGTTTTGTAAACAGTGAGATGCAATAATGGCCAGGCTGTTGGGCCACTTAGCTGAGCAAACAGAAGTTTGAGAATTATCTTGGAAGACGATACAAAGAGGGAGGAAAGCCAGACAGGGAGGAAAAGAGGGATAGCAGAGTGGAGAGACAGCTGGGAAGACGAGCGAGAAAAGTGTGTGTTCTTGATTATCTTACTTCTCTGGAGTGGATCTCCTCAGCGTAGATGGGGAAAAGAAACTCAGACTCCCCCTCGTCTAGCTTGACCCCATCTGAGTTTACTTGTAGGAGTCCCATTCCTTCCTACAACCAAAATGAAGACACACATATGTTCAGATAAAGATGCAGCAAGGAAGGTTTAACACCAAAATTACAATCTGCAAGTAAAGCTGAATAAAAGTATACAAAGTAAGAATCCAAAATATGGTAGGCTGGGAGTTAAGATTGTGTCTTCCAGTCACTTCATTATGTTTCCAAGAGTGAAACTCAGTTATGTTCCCTGTAGGACTAAACCAACCAGCTGATTTAGCTGTGCAGGCActttgcagcagtgtgtgtgtccatgagtgtgtgtgtaggtttgTGGCATCCTTTTTTCTGCTTCTGCATAAATCCATGGTTGCCATCTGGACTTGAGACAGAAAGCTGACATGACTCCATGAAATAAGAAACACAAACTATCCTGCTTAGACAGCCAAGTATCCGTTAACGATAGACAATACCACTGTTTTCACTGCTGATAATAATAAGCAGGGTCACCAGGTTGGTTTGAATTTAGGATGTGACACAGATAAATTATACTAAAGATTTATATGGAGAGGGGGAGAACCTATTCCAGCTGAAAATACAGACTGCCAAGGTGAGTCATGCGTACCGTGTTGAACCACATCACCCTGAGGATCCAGATGGTGAGGGCGAAGTTGACCACCAGGATGATGATGAGCAGCAGGACAAACAGGTAGAGGCAGCGCTTCCTCCAGCCATAGATGCCGATCTTGTAGACTTGTT of Epinephelus lanceolatus isolate andai-2023 chromosome 4, ASM4190304v1, whole genome shotgun sequence contains these proteins:
- the sgcg gene encoding gamma-sarcoglycan; the encoded protein is MVREQYVTTTQGSSSPRPVPEQVYKIGIYGWRKRCLYLFVLLLIIILVVNFALTIWILRVMWFNTEGMGLLQVNSDGVKLDEGESEFLFPIYAEEIHSREDSSLLVHSSENVSLNARNENGDVTGRISVGPKEAQGHARNLLINSHNDNMLFTADGDQAVIGPDKLRVTGPEGALFQHSVEVPLLKSELLKDLRLESPTRSLSMDAPKGVHLKALAGNIEAASNMDVILQSSIGLLVLDAETVRMPSLPLSEGGVSGNAQGLYEVCVCPSGKLFLSKAGVTSTCSENQEC